The following coding sequences lie in one Pseudoxanthomonas sp. SE1 genomic window:
- the rpoB gene encoding DNA-directed RNA polymerase subunit beta, which produces MTTYSFTEKKRIRKDFGKQRSILEVPFLLAIQVDSYREFLQEHTDAAKREDRGLHAALKSVFPIASYSGNAALEYVGYKLGEPVFDERECRNRGLSYGAPLRVTVRLVIYDRESSTKAIKYVKEQEVYLGEIPLMTDNGTFIVNGTERVIVSQLHRSPGVFFDHDRGKTHSSGKLLYSARIIPYRGSWLDFEFDPKDALFTRIDRRRKLPVSILLRALGYSNEEMLNEFFDVNTFHILPEGVQLELVAERLRGETLNFDLADGDKVIVEAGKRITARHVKQLEQSGIAALAVPDEYLVGRILSHDVIDANTGELLASANDEITDDQLAKFRKAGVDAVGTLWVNDLDRGPYLSNTLRIDPTKTQLEALVEIYRMMRPGEPPTKDAAQNLFHNLFFTFERYDLSNVGRMKFNRRVGRKETTGEAVLYDKKYFGARNDEEAKRLVASLGETSDILDVIKVLTEIRNGRGTVDDIDHLGNRRVRSVGEMAENVFRVGLVRVERAVKERLSMAESEGLTPQELINAKPVAAAIKEFFGSSQLSQFMDQNNPLSEVTHKRRVSALGPGGLTRERAGFEVRDVHPTHYGRVCTIETPEGPNIGLINSLAVYARTNGYGFLETPYRKVVDGMITDEIEYLSAIEENEYVIAQANALHDAKSRLTEQFVPCRYQGESLLKPPSEVDYMDVSPMQTVSVAAALVPFLEHDDANRALMGANMQRQAVPTLRAQKPLVGTGIERAVARDSGVTVNARRGGVVEQIDAGRIVVKVNEVEISGETDAGVDIYSLIKYTRSNQNTCINQRPLVNVGDVVARGDVLADGPSTDIGELALGQNMLIAFMPWNGYNFEDSILLSERVVEEDRYTTIHIEELTCVARDTKLGPEEISADIPNVSEQALNRLDESGVVYIGAEVRAGDIMVGKVTPKGESQLTPEEKLLRAIFGEKASDVKDSSLRVPPGMDGTVIDVQVFTRDGIEKDKRARQIEENEIKRVKKDFDDQFRILEGAIYARLRSQLVGKVANGGPGTLKKGDAITDAYLDGLKKSEWFTLRMKDDDASDAIERAQMQIQAHEKEFERRFADKRGKITAGDDLAPGVLKMVKVYLAVKRRIQPGDKMAGRHGNKGVVSTIVPVEDMPYMATGETVDIVLNPLGVPSRMNIGQVLEVHLGWAAKGLGRKIQNMLEAQAKVADLRKFLTQIYNHDQKLGEDRVDLDQFSDKELIALAQNLTDGVPMATPVFDGAAETEIKHMLELADLPISGQTQLYDGRTGEAFDRHTTVGYMHMLKLNHLVDDKMHARSTGPYSLVTQQPLGGKAQFGGQRFGEMEVWALEAYGAAHTLQEMLTVKSDDVQGRNQMYKNIVDGAHEMVAGMPESFNVLVKEIRSLAINMELED; this is translated from the coding sequence ATGACGACATATTCGTTCACCGAAAAGAAGCGCATCCGCAAGGATTTCGGCAAGCAGCGGTCGATCCTCGAGGTCCCGTTCCTGCTCGCCATCCAGGTCGACTCCTACCGCGAGTTCCTGCAGGAGCACACCGATGCCGCCAAGCGCGAAGACCGTGGCCTGCATGCCGCGCTGAAGTCGGTCTTCCCGATCGCCAGCTACAGCGGCAACGCCGCGCTGGAATATGTCGGCTACAAGCTCGGCGAGCCGGTGTTCGACGAGCGCGAGTGCCGCAACCGCGGCCTGAGCTACGGCGCACCGCTGCGCGTCACCGTCCGCCTGGTGATCTACGACCGCGAGTCGTCCACCAAGGCCATCAAGTACGTGAAGGAGCAGGAGGTCTATCTGGGCGAAATCCCGCTCATGACCGACAACGGCACCTTCATCGTCAACGGCACCGAGCGCGTCATCGTCTCCCAGCTGCACCGCTCGCCGGGCGTGTTCTTCGACCACGACCGTGGCAAGACCCACAGCTCGGGCAAGCTGCTGTACAGCGCCCGCATCATTCCTTACCGCGGCTCCTGGCTGGACTTCGAGTTCGACCCGAAGGACGCGCTGTTCACGCGCATCGACCGTCGCCGCAAGCTGCCGGTCTCGATCCTGCTGCGCGCGCTGGGCTACTCCAACGAGGAGATGCTCAACGAGTTCTTCGACGTCAACACGTTCCACATCCTGCCGGAAGGCGTGCAACTGGAACTGGTCGCCGAGCGCCTGCGCGGCGAAACGCTGAACTTCGACCTGGCCGATGGCGACAAGGTCATCGTGGAAGCCGGCAAGCGCATCACCGCGCGCCACGTGAAGCAGCTGGAACAGTCCGGCATCGCCGCCCTGGCCGTGCCGGATGAATACCTGGTCGGCCGCATCCTCTCGCACGACGTGATCGACGCCAACACCGGCGAGCTGCTGGCTTCCGCCAACGATGAGATCACCGACGACCAGCTGGCCAAGTTCCGCAAGGCCGGCGTGGACGCCGTGGGTACGTTGTGGGTCAACGATCTGGACCGCGGCCCGTACCTGTCCAACACCCTGCGCATCGATCCGACCAAGACGCAGCTGGAAGCGCTGGTCGAGATCTACCGCATGATGCGTCCCGGCGAACCGCCGACCAAGGATGCCGCGCAGAACCTGTTCCACAACCTGTTCTTCACCTTCGAGCGCTACGACCTGTCGAACGTCGGTCGCATGAAGTTCAACCGTCGCGTGGGCCGCAAGGAAACCACCGGCGAAGCCGTGTTGTACGACAAGAAGTACTTCGGCGCGCGCAACGATGAAGAAGCCAAGCGCCTGGTCGCCAGCCTCGGCGAGACCTCGGACATCCTGGATGTCATCAAGGTCCTGACCGAGATCCGCAACGGCCGCGGCACCGTCGATGACATCGACCACCTGGGCAACCGCCGCGTGCGTTCGGTCGGCGAAATGGCCGAGAACGTCTTCCGCGTGGGCCTGGTTCGCGTCGAGCGCGCCGTGAAGGAGCGCCTGTCGATGGCCGAGTCCGAAGGCCTGACGCCGCAGGAACTGATCAACGCCAAGCCGGTGGCCGCCGCGATCAAGGAGTTCTTCGGCTCCTCGCAGCTGTCGCAGTTCATGGACCAGAACAACCCGCTGTCGGAAGTCACGCACAAGCGTCGCGTTTCGGCCCTGGGCCCGGGCGGCCTGACCCGCGAGCGCGCCGGCTTCGAAGTCCGCGACGTGCACCCGACCCATTACGGCCGCGTCTGCACCATCGAGACGCCGGAAGGCCCGAACATCGGCCTGATCAACTCGCTGGCCGTGTACGCCCGCACCAACGGTTATGGCTTCCTCGAGACGCCGTACCGCAAGGTCGTGGACGGGATGATCACCGACGAGATCGAGTACCTGTCGGCGATCGAGGAAAACGAGTACGTCATCGCGCAGGCCAACGCGCTGCATGACGCCAAGAGCCGCCTGACCGAGCAGTTCGTGCCGTGCCGTTACCAGGGCGAATCGCTGCTGAAGCCGCCGAGCGAAGTGGACTACATGGACGTCTCGCCGATGCAGACCGTGTCGGTCGCTGCGGCGCTGGTGCCGTTCCTGGAGCACGACGACGCCAACCGCGCACTGATGGGCGCCAACATGCAGCGCCAGGCCGTGCCCACGCTGCGTGCGCAGAAGCCGCTGGTCGGCACCGGCATCGAGCGCGCCGTGGCGCGCGACTCGGGCGTGACCGTGAACGCCCGCCGTGGCGGCGTGGTCGAGCAGATCGACGCCGGCCGCATCGTGGTCAAGGTCAACGAAGTCGAAATCTCCGGCGAAACCGATGCCGGCGTCGACATCTATTCGCTGATCAAGTACACGCGCTCCAACCAGAACACCTGCATCAACCAGCGTCCGCTGGTGAACGTGGGCGACGTGGTCGCGCGCGGCGACGTGCTGGCCGACGGTCCCTCGACCGACATCGGTGAGCTGGCGCTGGGCCAGAACATGCTGATCGCGTTCATGCCGTGGAACGGCTACAACTTCGAAGACTCCATCCTGCTCTCCGAGCGCGTGGTGGAAGAGGATCGCTACACCACGATCCACATCGAAGAGCTGACCTGCGTCGCGCGCGACACCAAGCTGGGACCGGAGGAAATCTCCGCGGACATCCCGAACGTCTCCGAGCAGGCGCTGAACCGCCTGGACGAGAGCGGCGTGGTGTACATCGGTGCGGAGGTGCGCGCCGGCGACATCATGGTGGGCAAGGTGACGCCGAAGGGCGAGAGCCAGCTGACCCCGGAAGAGAAGCTGCTGCGCGCGATCTTCGGCGAGAAGGCGTCCGATGTGAAGGACAGCTCGCTGCGCGTGCCCCCGGGCATGGACGGCACCGTCATCGACGTGCAGGTCTTCACCCGCGACGGCATCGAGAAGGACAAGCGCGCGCGCCAGATCGAGGAAAACGAGATCAAGCGCGTCAAGAAGGACTTCGATGACCAGTTCCGCATCCTGGAAGGCGCCATCTACGCCCGCCTGCGCTCGCAGCTGGTCGGCAAGGTCGCCAACGGCGGTCCGGGCACGCTGAAGAAGGGTGATGCGATCACCGATGCCTACCTCGACGGTCTGAAGAAGTCCGAGTGGTTCACCCTGCGCATGAAGGACGATGACGCGTCCGACGCCATCGAACGCGCCCAGATGCAGATCCAGGCGCACGAGAAGGAGTTCGAGCGTCGCTTCGCCGACAAGCGCGGCAAGATCACCGCCGGCGACGACCTCGCTCCGGGCGTGCTGAAGATGGTCAAGGTGTACCTGGCCGTGAAGCGCCGCATCCAGCCGGGCGACAAGATGGCCGGCCGCCACGGCAACAAGGGTGTGGTGTCGACGATCGTGCCTGTCGAGGACATGCCCTACATGGCCACCGGCGAGACCGTGGACATCGTGCTGAACCCGCTGGGCGTGCCGTCGCGCATGAACATCGGCCAGGTGCTGGAAGTGCACCTGGGCTGGGCCGCCAAGGGGCTGGGTCGCAAGATCCAGAACATGCTGGAAGCCCAGGCCAAGGTCGCCGACCTGCGCAAGTTCCTGACCCAGATCTACAACCACGACCAGAAGCTGGGCGAGGACCGCGTGGACCTGGACCAGTTCAGCGACAAGGAACTGATCGCGCTGGCGCAGAACCTGACCGACGGCGTGCCGATGGCCACCCCGGTGTTCGACGGCGCGGCGGAAACCGAGATCAAGCACATGCTCGAACTCGCGGACCTGCCGATCAGCGGCCAGACCCAGCTGTACGACGGCCGCACCGGCGAGGCGTTCGACCGCCACACCACGGTCGGCTACATGCACATGCTGAAGCTGAACCACCTGGTGGACGACAAGATGCACGCGCGCTCCACCGGTCCGTACTCGCTCGTCACCCAGCAGCCGCTGGGCGGCAAGGCGCAGTTCGGTGGCCAGCGCTTCGGTGAAATGGAAGTCTGGGCGCTGGAAGCCTACGGCGCGGCGCACACCCTGCAGGAAATGCTGACGGTCAAGTCGGACGACGTGCAGGGCCGCAACCAGATGTACAAGAACATCGTCGATGGTGCCCACGAGATGGTCGCGGGCATGCCGGAATCCTTCAACGTGCTGGTGAAGGAAATCCGCTCGCTCGCCATCAACATGGAACTGGAAGACTGA
- the rplL gene encoding 50S ribosomal protein L7/L12: MSLSNEQIVDAIAGKTLMEVMELVKAIEEKFGVSAAAPVAAAAGPAAAAAPVEEQTEFTIVLKDAGAKKVDVIKAVRAITGLGLKEAKDLTEAGGVLKEGVSKEDAEKFKKDLEAAGASVEVK, translated from the coding sequence ATGTCCCTTTCCAACGAACAGATCGTCGACGCCATTGCCGGCAAGACCCTGATGGAAGTGATGGAGCTGGTCAAGGCCATCGAAGAGAAGTTCGGCGTCTCCGCCGCCGCCCCGGTCGCCGCCGCTGCCGGTCCGGCCGCCGCTGCCGCCCCGGTCGAAGAGCAGACCGAGTTCACTATCGTCCTGAAGGACGCCGGTGCCAAGAAGGTCGACGTCATCAAGGCTGTCCGCGCCATCACCGGCCTGGGCCTGAAGGAAGCCAAGGACCTCACCGAGGCCGGCGGCGTGCTGAAGGAAGGCGTGTCGAAGGAAGATGCCGAGAAGTTCAAGAAGGACCTCGAAGCCGCTGGTGCGAGCGTCGAAGTCAAGTAA
- the rplJ gene encoding 50S ribosomal protein L10, translating into MALNLSQKQEVVAELADVAAKAHSLVAAEYAGTTVSQMTAMRKKARETGVYLKVVKNTLAVRAVAGTEFEVVQDKLVGPLLYAFSTEEPGAAGRLIKEFAKGNDKLQPKVVSVGGQLYPASHVEVLASLPTRDQALAMLARVLAEPAAMFARAVKAVADKQGGGEAPAEAVAEAPAEA; encoded by the coding sequence ATGGCTCTCAATCTGTCCCAGAAGCAAGAAGTAGTCGCCGAACTGGCAGACGTCGCCGCCAAGGCGCACTCCCTGGTCGCCGCCGAATACGCAGGCACCACGGTCAGTCAGATGACCGCGATGCGCAAGAAGGCCCGCGAAACCGGCGTGTACTTGAAAGTTGTCAAGAACACGCTGGCCGTGCGTGCCGTGGCCGGTACCGAGTTCGAGGTTGTCCAGGACAAGCTCGTCGGTCCGCTGCTGTATGCGTTTTCGACCGAGGAGCCCGGCGCCGCCGGTCGCCTGATCAAGGAATTCGCCAAGGGTAACGACAAGCTGCAGCCGAAGGTCGTCTCCGTGGGTGGCCAGCTGTATCCGGCCAGCCATGTGGAAGTCCTGGCATCGCTGCCGACCCGCGATCAGGCGCTGGCCATGCTGGCCCGCGTGCTGGCCGAGCCCGCCGCGATGTTCGCCCGTGCCGTCAAGGCCGTGGCCGACAAGCAGGGTGGTGGCGAAGCGCCGGCGGAAGCCGTTGCCGAAGCCCCGGCTGAAGCCTGA
- the rplA gene encoding 50S ribosomal protein L1: protein MAQNKRQKAILAAVTPGKAYAIDEALKIVKTATKAKFVESVDVAVRLGVDAKKSDQQVRGSTVLPAGTGKSVRVAVFAPAGAKADEAAAAGAEAVGMDDLAEKMLAGDINYDVVIATPDAMRVVGKLGTVLGPRGLMPNPKVGTVSPNPAEAVKNAKSGQVRYRTDKAGIIHCTIGKASFDDEALKSNLQALLIDLVKAKPATSKGQYLQKISVSSTMGPGVTVDQSSLSLK, encoded by the coding sequence ATGGCACAGAACAAGCGACAGAAGGCCATCCTGGCCGCCGTGACGCCCGGCAAGGCGTACGCCATTGACGAGGCCCTGAAGATCGTCAAGACCGCCACCAAGGCGAAGTTCGTCGAGTCCGTCGACGTTGCCGTGCGCCTGGGCGTGGATGCCAAGAAGTCCGACCAGCAGGTGCGCGGTTCCACCGTGCTGCCCGCCGGTACCGGCAAGTCGGTCCGCGTGGCGGTGTTCGCCCCGGCCGGCGCCAAGGCTGACGAAGCCGCCGCTGCCGGCGCCGAAGCCGTCGGCATGGACGATCTGGCCGAGAAGATGCTGGCTGGCGACATCAACTACGACGTGGTCATCGCCACGCCGGACGCGATGCGCGTGGTCGGCAAGCTGGGTACGGTCCTGGGCCCGCGCGGCCTGATGCCGAACCCGAAGGTCGGCACCGTGTCGCCGAACCCGGCCGAGGCGGTGAAGAACGCCAAGTCGGGCCAGGTGCGCTACCGCACCGACAAGGCCGGCATCATCCACTGCACCATCGGCAAGGCCAGCTTCGACGACGAAGCGCTGAAGTCGAACCTGCAGGCGCTGCTGATCGACCTGGTGAAGGCCAAGCCGGCCACCTCCAAGGGCCAGTACCTGCAGAAAATCTCGGTCAGCTCGACCATGGGCCCCGGCGTGACCGTGGACCAGTCCTCGCTGTCCCTGAAGTAA
- the rplK gene encoding 50S ribosomal protein L11, which translates to MAKKVVGYIKLQVKAGQANPSPPVGPALGQRGLNIMEFCKAFNAATQKLEPGLPIPVVITAYSDRTFTFITKTPPASILLKKAVGITSGSKRPNTEKVGKVTRKQLEDIAKAKEPDLTAADLDAAVRTIAGSARSMGLTVEG; encoded by the coding sequence ATGGCAAAGAAAGTTGTCGGTTACATCAAGCTGCAGGTGAAGGCCGGTCAGGCCAACCCCTCGCCGCCGGTCGGTCCTGCGCTGGGTCAGCGCGGCCTGAACATCATGGAATTCTGCAAGGCCTTCAACGCCGCCACGCAGAAGCTGGAGCCGGGCCTGCCGATTCCGGTGGTCATCACGGCCTATTCCGACCGTACCTTCACCTTCATCACGAAGACGCCGCCGGCGTCGATCCTGCTGAAGAAGGCCGTCGGCATCACGTCCGGCTCCAAGCGCCCGAACACCGAGAAGGTGGGCAAGGTCACCCGCAAGCAGCTCGAGGACATCGCCAAGGCGAAGGAACCCGACCTGACCGCGGCCGACCTGGACGCAGCGGTGCGTACGATCGCGGGCTCCGCCCGCTCCATGGGCCTGACGGTAGAGGGTTAA
- the nusG gene encoding transcription termination/antitermination protein NusG, with protein MKRWYVVHAYSGFEKSVAQALRDRIVRDGMQEKFGDVLVPTEEVVEMRSGQKRRSERKFFPGYVLVQIETHDEGGIPRMDNESWHLVKDTSKVLGFIGGTADRPLPIRDEEAAAILDRVQEGVEKPRPKVLFEPGEMVRVTDGPFNDFNGVVEEVNYEKSRLRVAVLIFGRSTPVELEFGQVEKA; from the coding sequence GTGAAGCGCTGGTATGTCGTCCATGCTTATTCTGGCTTCGAGAAGTCGGTAGCCCAGGCCCTGCGCGACCGCATCGTCCGCGATGGCATGCAGGAGAAGTTCGGCGACGTGCTGGTCCCGACCGAAGAAGTCGTGGAAATGCGCTCCGGCCAGAAGCGCCGTTCCGAGCGCAAGTTCTTCCCCGGTTATGTGCTGGTCCAGATCGAAACCCATGACGAGGGCGGCATCCCGCGCATGGACAACGAAAGCTGGCACCTGGTGAAGGACACGTCCAAGGTGCTTGGCTTCATTGGTGGCACCGCCGATCGCCCGCTGCCGATCCGTGACGAAGAGGCGGCTGCCATTCTCGACCGCGTCCAGGAAGGCGTCGAGAAGCCCCGGCCCAAGGTGCTGTTCGAGCCCGGTGAGATGGTCCGCGTCACCGATGGTCCGTTCAACGACTTCAATGGCGTGGTCGAGGAAGTCAATTACGAGAAGAGCCGCCTGCGCGTGGCGGTGCTGATCTTCGGCCGCTCCACCCCGGTGGAGCTGGAATTCGGGCAGGTCGAGAAGGCCTGA
- the secE gene encoding preprotein translocase subunit SecE: MNSKVEQSKAGTPAADIAKYVLALALVVGGLVAWWWFNGQWATPLRSLAVVAGLVLGALVFLQTGKGRDTREFLSESRFELRKVVWPTREEATRTTWVVIIVVIVLSLILAGFDFAIQALIEWFLNFGR; encoded by the coding sequence TTGAACAGCAAGGTCGAACAATCCAAAGCCGGCACGCCCGCAGCCGACATCGCCAAGTACGTCCTGGCGCTTGCGCTGGTCGTCGGTGGCCTAGTCGCGTGGTGGTGGTTCAATGGCCAGTGGGCCACGCCGCTGCGTTCGCTGGCGGTGGTCGCGGGGCTGGTGCTGGGTGCGCTGGTGTTCCTGCAGACGGGCAAGGGCCGTGATACGCGCGAATTCCTGTCCGAGTCGCGGTTCGAGCTGCGCAAGGTTGTGTGGCCGACCCGGGAAGAGGCGACCCGCACGACGTGGGTGGTGATCATCGTGGTGATCGTGCTCAGTCTGATCCTGGCCGGTTTCGACTTCGCCATCCAGGCGTTGATCGAATGGTTCCTGAATTTTGGCCGTTGA
- the tuf gene encoding elongation factor Tu: protein MAKGKFERTKPHVNVGTIGHVDHGKTTLTAALTKIGAERFGGEFKAYDAIDAAPEEKARGITISTAHVEYESASRHYAHVDCPGHADYVKNMITGAAQMDGAILVCSAADGPMPQTREHILLSRQVGVPYIVVFLNKADMVDDAELLELVEMEVRELLSKYEFPGDDTPIISGSARLALEGDQSEIGVPAILKLVDALDTWIPTPERDVDKPFLMPVEDVFSISGRGTVVTGRIERGVIKVGEEIEIVGIRPTQKTTVTGVEMFRKLLDQGQAGDNAGLLLRGTKRDDVERGQVLAKPGSITPHTEFEAEVYVLSKDEGGRHTPFFKGYRPQFYFRTTDITGAVTLPEGVEMVMPGDNIKMVVTLINPVAMDEGLRFAIREGGRTVGAGVVAKIIK, encoded by the coding sequence ATGGCAAAGGGTAAGTTCGAACGCACCAAGCCCCACGTGAACGTGGGCACGATTGGTCACGTTGACCACGGCAAGACGACGCTGACGGCGGCGCTGACGAAGATCGGCGCGGAGCGTTTCGGTGGCGAGTTCAAGGCCTATGACGCGATCGACGCAGCGCCGGAAGAGAAGGCGCGCGGCATCACGATCTCCACGGCCCACGTGGAATACGAATCCGCCTCGCGCCATTACGCGCACGTGGATTGCCCGGGCCACGCCGACTACGTGAAGAACATGATCACCGGTGCCGCCCAGATGGACGGTGCGATCCTGGTGTGCTCGGCCGCCGACGGCCCGATGCCGCAGACCCGCGAGCACATCCTGCTCTCGCGCCAGGTCGGTGTGCCGTACATCGTCGTGTTCCTGAACAAGGCCGACATGGTGGACGACGCCGAGCTGCTGGAGCTGGTGGAGATGGAAGTTCGCGAGTTGCTGAGCAAGTACGAGTTCCCGGGCGATGACACCCCGATCATCTCGGGCTCGGCCCGCCTGGCGCTGGAAGGCGACCAGAGCGAGATCGGCGTGCCGGCGATCCTGAAGCTGGTCGATGCGCTGGACACCTGGATCCCGACCCCGGAGCGCGACGTCGACAAGCCGTTCCTGATGCCGGTGGAAGACGTGTTCTCGATCTCGGGTCGCGGCACCGTGGTGACCGGCCGTATCGAGCGCGGCGTGATCAAGGTGGGCGAGGAAATCGAGATCGTCGGTATCCGTCCGACCCAGAAGACCACGGTCACGGGCGTGGAAATGTTCCGCAAGCTGCTGGACCAGGGCCAGGCGGGCGACAACGCCGGTCTGCTGCTGCGCGGCACCAAGCGTGACGACGTGGAGCGTGGCCAGGTGCTGGCCAAGCCGGGTTCGATCACCCCGCACACCGAGTTCGAAGCCGAAGTCTACGTGCTGAGCAAGGACGAAGGCGGCCGCCACACCCCGTTCTTCAAGGGTTACCGTCCGCAGTTCTACTTCCGCACGACCGACATCACCGGTGCGGTGACCCTGCCGGAAGGCGTGGAAATGGTCATGCCGGGCGACAACATTAAGATGGTGGTGACGCTGATCAACCCGGTGGCGATGGACGAAGGCCTGCGTTTCGCGATCCGCGAAGGCGGCCGTACTGTCGGCGCCGGCGTGGTGGCCAAGATCATCAAGTGA
- the ychF gene encoding redox-regulated ATPase YchF, which produces MGIKCGIVGLPNVGKSTLFNALTKAGIAAANFPFCTIEPNVGVVPVPDLRLNQLAEIVKPQKVIPTAVEFVDIAGLVAGAASGEGLGNKFLAHIREVDAITHVVRCFENDDVIHVNNRIDPLSDIDTIDTELALADLESVEKALNRAERSAKAGEKDAIARKPVLQKLQAGLNDGKPGRALGLDDEEKALVRDLFLLTLKPVMYVANVLEDGFENNPHLDAVRARAATEGAQVVPVSAAIEEELSQLDDADRDAFLTDLGLDEPGLNRVIRAAYTLLGLQTYFTAGVKEVRAWTVRAGSTAPQAAAVIHTDFEKGFIRAETIAFDDFLKYKGEAGARDAGRLRLEGKEYRVQEGDVLHFRFNV; this is translated from the coding sequence ATGGGTATCAAATGCGGCATCGTAGGCCTGCCGAACGTAGGCAAGTCCACCCTGTTCAACGCGCTGACCAAGGCGGGCATCGCCGCGGCCAACTTCCCGTTCTGCACTATCGAGCCGAATGTGGGCGTGGTGCCCGTGCCGGACCTGCGCCTCAACCAGCTGGCCGAGATCGTCAAGCCGCAGAAGGTCATCCCGACCGCGGTGGAATTCGTCGACATCGCCGGCCTGGTGGCGGGCGCCGCCAGTGGTGAAGGTCTGGGCAACAAGTTCCTGGCGCACATCCGCGAAGTGGATGCGATCACCCATGTGGTTCGCTGCTTCGAGAACGATGACGTCATCCACGTCAACAACCGGATCGACCCGCTTTCGGACATCGACACCATCGACACCGAACTGGCGCTGGCTGACCTGGAGAGTGTCGAGAAGGCGCTCAACCGTGCCGAGCGCTCCGCCAAGGCGGGCGAGAAGGACGCCATTGCCCGCAAGCCCGTGCTGCAGAAGCTGCAGGCCGGCCTCAACGACGGCAAGCCCGGCCGCGCGCTGGGCCTCGATGACGAAGAAAAGGCGCTGGTCCGCGACCTGTTCCTACTGACCCTGAAGCCGGTGATGTACGTGGCCAACGTGCTGGAGGACGGGTTCGAGAACAACCCGCACCTGGACGCCGTGCGCGCCCGTGCCGCCACCGAGGGTGCCCAGGTGGTGCCGGTGTCGGCCGCCATCGAGGAAGAACTGTCCCAGCTGGATGATGCCGACCGGGACGCCTTCCTGACCGATCTCGGCCTGGACGAGCCTGGCCTGAACCGGGTCATCCGGGCGGCGTATACGCTGCTGGGCCTGCAGACCTACTTCACCGCCGGCGTCAAGGAAGTGCGCGCGTGGACGGTGCGGGCCGGGTCCACCGCTCCCCAGGCGGCGGCCGTGATCCATACGGATTTCGAGAAGGGCTTCATCCGGGCCGAGACCATCGCCTTCGACGACTTCCTCAAATACAAGGGTGAGGCGGGCGCCCGCGACGCGGGCCGCCTGCGGCTGGAGGGCAAGGAGTATCGTGTGCAGGAAGGCGATGTCCTGCATTTCCGGTTCAACGTCTGA
- the pth gene encoding aminoacyl-tRNA hydrolase has protein sequence MAGLRLIVGLGNPGAEHARTRHNAGFHFVDALAERQGERFGLDSKLFGETAKVVVARQPVWLLKPATYMNLSGKSVAAALRFWKIAPEEALLAHDELDLAPGAARLKFDGGHGGQNGLRDTMQHLGHGKFHRLRIGIGHPGHKDRVTSWVLGKPGKDDEILIARAIDDALDVLPLAVAGNFMDAMTRLHTQKP, from the coding sequence ATGGCAGGCTTGCGCCTCATCGTCGGACTGGGCAATCCCGGTGCCGAACATGCCCGAACCCGGCACAATGCCGGGTTCCATTTTGTCGACGCCCTGGCGGAGCGGCAGGGTGAGCGGTTCGGGCTGGACAGCAAGCTGTTCGGCGAGACCGCGAAAGTCGTGGTCGCGCGTCAGCCGGTCTGGCTGCTGAAACCGGCCACCTACATGAACCTCAGCGGCAAGTCGGTCGCGGCGGCGTTGCGTTTCTGGAAGATCGCCCCGGAGGAGGCGCTGCTGGCGCATGATGAGCTGGATCTGGCGCCCGGCGCGGCGCGGCTGAAGTTCGACGGCGGCCACGGCGGCCAGAATGGCCTGCGCGACACCATGCAGCATCTTGGGCACGGCAAGTTCCATCGGTTGCGGATCGGCATCGGTCATCCCGGCCACAAGGACCGGGTGACCAGTTGGGTGCTGGGCAAGCCGGGCAAGGACGACGAGATCCTGATCGCGCGGGCGATCGACGACGCCCTGGATGTGCTGCCGCTGGCGGTGGCGGGCAACTTCATGGATGCGATGACGCGGCTGCACACGCAGAAGCCGTGA